A single Hippopotamus amphibius kiboko isolate mHipAmp2 chromosome 5, mHipAmp2.hap2, whole genome shotgun sequence DNA region contains:
- the SCRIB gene encoding protein scribble homolog isoform X3, with product MLKCIPLWRCNRHVESVDKRHCSLQAVPEEIYRYSRSLEELLLDANQLRELPKPFFRLLNLRKLGLSDNEIQRLPPEVANFMQLVELDVSRNDIPEIPESIKFCKALEIADFSGNPLSRLPEGFTQLRSLAHLALNDVSLQALPGDVGNLANLVTLELRENLLKSLPASLSFLVKLEQLDLGGNDLEVLPDTLGALPNLRELWLDRNQLSALPPELGNLRRLVCLDVSENRLEELPSELGGLGGLTDLLLSQNSLQRLPDGIGQLKQLSILKVDQNRLCEVTEAIGDCENLSELILTENLLTALPHSLGKLTKLTNLNVDRNRLEALPPEIGGCVALSVLSLRDNRLVVLPPELAHTAELHVLDVAGNRLQSLPFALTHLNLKALWLAENQAQPMLRFQTEDDAQTGEKVLTCYLLPQQPPPSLETPGPRSSPSESWGDAPLSRVSVIQFLEAPVGDEDAEEAGAEKRGLQRRATPHPSELKVMKRGVERRSEAACCRPDPVQRPPSPPPSEEGRRLSTESGLSVDSHLSASTASRGERESPPAEMEAPSQQESTPAAQEEVTEEAYEEPTVRFAEDTLLPPREDGERGEGQLEAPWPLPAGRQRLIRKDTPHYKKHFKISKLPQPEAVAALLQGTQPDSEGPAGSGGWHNGPHIPWAPRAEEEEEEDEAEEEEEEEEEEAAAGAEEGKEEAVASAPSVKLALTIVRQTGGLGISIAGGKGSTPYKGDDEGVFISRVSEEGPAARAGVRVGDKLLEVNGVALQDAEHQQAVQALRGAGPTVHMRLWRERMVEPENAVTVTPLRPEDDYSPRERWGGGLRLPLLQPEPAGPLRQRHVACLVRSEKGLGFSIAGGKGSTPYRAGDSGLFISRIAEGGAAHRAGTLQVGDRVLSINGVDMTEARHDHAVSLLTAASPTIALLLEREAGGPLAPSPPPPSPPPPAAATAPVATATPGEPGLLRLAPSLLPAALEGPYPVEEICLPRAGGPLGLSIVGGSDHSSHPFGVREPGVFISKVLPRGLAARSGLRVGDRILAVNGQDVRDATHQEAVGALLRPCLELVLLVRRDPPPPGMRELCLQKAPGEKLGVSIRGGAKGHAGNPCDPTDEGIFISKVSPTGAAGRDGRLRVGLRLLEVNQQSLLGLTHGEAVQLLRSAGDTLTVLVCDGFDTSATAAPEVSPGIIANPFAAGIGRRNSLESISSIDRELSPEGPSKEKELPGQTPQRGPEAVVLSGASGGKMTEAPWSGHQQSLTFSRIPPLNPTPPSGPCTCPLQTKPGVIQPVAQAWPRGSPAPRGRGDPQSPPSPPSPDELPANVKQAYRTFAAVPGLHPPLDAHAQPPTPGPTASPEQLSFRERQKYFELEVRVPQAEGPPKRVSLVGADDLRKMQEEEARKLQQRRAQMLREAADAAGRAEGEAPEEEEEEEPEPEPEPEEEPPWVGRGPAAGLGPASPPPQGGGAPVRTAKAERRHQERLRVQSPELPPPERALSPAERRALEAEKRALWRAARMKSLEQDALRAQMVLSKSQEGRSKRGPLERLAEAPSPAPTPSPTPLEDLGPQTGTSPGRLSPDFTEELRSLEPSPSPGLPEEDGEVAMVLLGRPSPGAVGPEEVALCSSRRAVRPGRRGLGPVPS from the exons ATGCTCAAGTGCATCCCGCTGTGGCGCTGCAACCGGCACGTGGAGTCGGTGGACAAGCGGCACTGCTCGCTGCAGGCCGTGCCCGAGGAGATCTACCGCTACAGCCGCAGCCTGGAGGAGCTGCTCCTCGACGCCAACCAGCTGCGTGAGCTGCCCAAG CCCTTCTTTCGTCTGCTGAACCTGCGCAAGCTGGGCTTGAGTGACAACGAGATCCAGCGGTTGCCCCCCGAAGTGGCCAATTTCATGCAGCTGGTGGAGCTGGATGTGTCTCGGAACG ACATCCCAGAGATCCCCGAGAGCATCAAGTTCTGCAAAGCCCTGGAGATTGCAGACTTCAGTGGGAATCCCTTGTCCAG GCTTCCTGAAGGCTTTACTCAGCTGCGCAGCCTGGCTCATCTGGCCCTCAATGACGTGTCTCTGCAGGCGCTGCCTGGGGACGTTGGCAA CCTCGCCAACCTGGTGACCCTGGAGCTCCGGGAGAACCTGCTCAAGTCCCTGCCTGC GTCCCTGTCTTTTCTGGTCAAGCTGGAGCAGCTAGATCTGGGAGGCAACGACCTGGAAGTGCTG CCTGACACCTTGGGGGCCTTGCCCAACCTGCGCGAGCTGTGGCTAGACCGGAACCAGCTGTCGGCCCTGCCCCCG GAGCTCGGAAACCTGAGGCGCCTCGTGTGCCTGGATGTCTCAGAGAACCGGCTGGAGGAGCTGCCCTCGGAGCTCGGGGGGCTCGGGGGGCTCACCGACCTGCTGCTCTCCCAGAACTCGCTGCAGCGGCTCCCTGATGGCATCG GTCAGCTGAAGCAGCTGTCCATCTTGAAGGTGGACCAGAACCGCCTGTGCGAGGTCACGGAGGCCATCGGGGACTGCGAGAACCTGTCAGAGCTGATCCTCACAGAGAACCTGCTGACG GCCTTGCCCCATTCCTTGGGGAAGCTGACCAAGCTGACCAACCTCAACGTGGACCGCAACCGCCTGGAGGCACTGCCGCCTGAGATCGGGGGCTGCGTGGCGCTCAGTGTCCTCTCTTTGAGGGACAACCGCCTGGTGGTGCTGCCGCCCGAGCTCGCGCACACGGCCGAGCTGCACGTTCTGGATGTGGCGGGGAACCG gctgcagagTCTGCCGTTCGCACTCACGCACCTCAACCTGAAGGCCCTGTGGCTGGCGGAGAACCAGGCGCAGCCCATGCTCAGGTTCCAGACGGAGGACGATGCGCAGACCGGCGAGAAGGTGCTCACCTGCTACCTGCTgccccagcagcccccacccaGCCTCG AGACCCCGGGGCCGCGGAGCAGCCCTTCGGAGAGTTGGGGGGACGCCCCGCTCAGCCGCGTCAGCGTCATCCAGTTCCTGGAGGCCCCCGTGGGGGACGAGGACGCGGAGGAAGCCGGTGCTGAGAAACGG GGCCTGCAGCGCCGGGCGACGCCTCACCCCAGCGAGCTCAAGGTGATGAAGAGGGGTGTGGAGCGTCGGAGCGAGGCCGCCTGCTGCAGGCCCGACCCCGTGCAGCGCCCGCCCTCGCCGCCGCCCTCGGAGGAG GGGAGGAGGCTGAGCACCGAGTCTGGCCTGAGTGTGGACTCGCACCTGTCTGCCAGCACAGCCTCCCGGGGTGAACGTGAGAGCCCGCCGGCCGAGATGGAGGCGCCCAGCCAGCAGGAATCCACACCAGCTGCTCAGGAGGAGGTCACAGAGGAGGCCTACGAGGAG CCAACGGTGCGCTTCGCGGAGGACACGCTGCTCCCGCCCCGGGAGGATGGTGAGCGCGGGGAAGGGCAGCTGGAGGCGCCCTGGCCCCTGCCGGCGGGCAGACAGCGGCTCATCCGCAAGGACACGCCACACTACAAGAAGCACTTCAAGATCTCCAAGCTGCCCCAGCCCGAGGCCGTGGCAGCCctgctgcaggggacacagccagACAGCGAGGGCCCAGCAGGGTCTGGGGGCTGGCACAACGGTCCCCACATACCCTGGGCTCCTCGAgccgaggaggaggaagaggaagacgaggccgaggaggaggaggaggaggaggaggaggaggcggcggcgggagctgaggaggggaaggaggaggctgtGGCCTCTGCACCCTCTGTCAAG CTGGCGCTCACCATCGTGCGGCAGACGGGGGGCCTGGGCATCAGCATCGCAGGTGGCAAGGGCTCCACCCCCTACAAGGGGGACGACGAG GGCGTATTCATCTCCCGGGTGTCTGAGGAGGGCCCCGCGGCTCGGGCCGGGGTCCGAGTGGGCGACAAGCTCCTCGAG GTGAACGGGGTGGCCTTGCAGGATGCAGAGCACCAGCAGGCTGTGCAGGCGCTGCGCGGGGCGGGCCCCACCGTGCACATGCGGCTGTGGCGGGAGCGCATGGTGGAGCCCGAGAACGCGGTCACCGTCACGCCTCTGCGGCCCGAGGACGACTACAGCCCCCGGGAGCGGTGGGGGGGCGGCCTGCGCCTGCCCCTGCTCCAGCCCGAGCCCGCCGGGCCCCTCCGCCAGCGCCACGTGGCCTGCCTTGTGCGCAGCGAGAAGGGCCTGGGCTTCAGCATCGCGGGTGGGAAAGGCTCCACGCCCTACCGGGCTGGCGACTCG GGCCTCTTCATCTCCCGCATCGCAGAGGGGGGTGCCGCCCACCGCGCCGGCACCCTGCAGGTCGGCGACCGCGTCCTCTCC ATCAACGGGGTGGACATGACGGAGGCCAGGCACGACCACGCCGTCTCCCTGCTGACCGCCGCCTCCCCGACCATCGCCCTGCTGCTGGAGCGGGAGGCCGGGGGGCCCCTCGCCCCCAGTCCTCCgccaccctcccccccgccccctgctgcTGCCACCGCCCCCGTGGCCACGGCCACCCCTGGGGAGCCTGGGCTGCTGAGGCTGGCCCCCAGCCTGCTGCCCGCTGCCCTGGAAGGGCCGTACCCAGTGGAG GAGATCTGTCTGCCGAGAGCGGGGGGCCCCTTGGGGCTCAGCATCGTCGGGGGCTCGGACCACTCCAGCCACCCGTTTGGCGTCCGGGAGCCTGGCGTGTTCATCTCTAAG GTGCTCCCGCGGGGCCTGGCTGCACGCAGTGGCCTGCGGGTTGGGGACCGCATCCTGGCCGTGAACGGGCAGGATGTGCGGGACGCCACACACCAGGAAGCGGTCGGTGCCCTGCTCCGGCCCTGCCTGGAGCTGGTCCTGCTGGTGCGGAGGGACCCGCCCCCCCCGGGCATGCGGGAACTCTGCCTCCAGAAGGCCCCTGGGGAGAAGCTGGGCGTCAGCATCCGCGGCGGTGCCAAGGGCCACGCGGGGAACCCCTGCGACCCCACAGACGAGGGCATCTTCATCTCCAAG GTGAGCCCCACGGGGGCAGCCGGGCGAGACGGCCGCCTGCGGGTGGGGCTGCGGCTGCTGGAGGTGAACCAGCAGAGCCTGCTGGGCCTGACGCACGGGGAGGCCGTGCAGCTGCTGCGCAGCGCGGGTGACACCCTGACCGTGCTCGTCTGTGACGGCTTCGACACCAGCGCCACCGCTGCCCCCGAG GTGTCCCCAGGCATCATCGCCAACCCGTTTGCGGCGGGCATTGGCCGCAGGAACAGCCTGGAAAGCATCTCTTCCATCGACCGGGAGCTGAGCCCCGAGGGCCCCAGCAAG GAGAAGGAGCTGCCTGGACAGACCCCACAGCGGGGGCCGGAGGCCGTG GTACTGTCTGGGGCAAGTGGAGGGAAGATGACCGAGGCACCCTGGTCGGGCCACCAGCAG tCCCTCACATTCTCTCGCATCCCTCCCCTGAACCCGACTCCTCCCTCTGGCCCCTGCACCTGCCCTTTGCAGACAAAGCCTGGGGTGATCCAGCCAGTGGCTCAGGCCTGGCCAAGGGGCTCCCCGGCCCCCAGGGGCAGAGGTGATCCCCAATCC ccaccctccccgccctccccggaCGAGCTGCCCGCCAACGTGAAGCAGGCCTATAGGACCTTCGCTGCCGTGCCAGGCCTGCACCCGCCCCTGGATGCCCATGCCCAG ccccccacgcCTGGGCCCACGGCCTCCCCGGAGCAGCTGTCCTTCCGCGAGCGGCAGAAGTACTTCGAGCTGGAGGTGCGGGTGCCCCAGGCCGAGGGCCCCCCTAAGCGCGTGTCGCTGGTGGGTGCGGACGACCTGCGGAAGAtgcaggaggaggaag CGCGGAAGCTGCAGCAGAGGAGGGCGCAGATGCTGCGCGAGGCGGCAGATGCCGCGGGGCGCGCGGAAGGCGAGGcccctgaggaggaggaggaggaggagccggagcccgagcccgagcccgagGAGGAGCCGCCCTGGGTCGGCCGGGGCCCAGCCGCAGG GCTTGGCCCCGCGTCCCCCCCGCCGCAGGGAGGCGGCGCCCCGGTGCGGACGGCGAAGGCCGAGCGGCGCCACCAGGAGCGGCTGCGCGTGCAGAGCCCGGAGCTGCCGCCGCCGGAGCGGGCCCTGTCCCCGGCCGAGCGCCGCGCCCTGGAGGCCGAGAAACGCGCGCTGTGGAGGGCGGCCAG GATGAAGTCTTTGGAGCAGGACGCCCTCCGCGCACAGATGGTCCTCAGCAAGTCCCAGGAGGGCCGAAGCAAGCGGGGGCCCCTGGAGCGCCTGGCCGAGGCCCCCtcgcccgcccccaccccgtcaCCCACCCCTTTGGAAG ACCTCGGCCCCCAGACCGGCACCTCCCCGGGACGCTTG TCCCCGGATTTTACTGAGGAGCTGAGGTCCCTGGAACCATCTCCCAGCCCCG GTCTGCCAGAGGAGGATGGAGAGGTGGCCATGGTGCTTCTGGGCAGGCCCTCTCCAGGCGCCGTGGGCCCCGAGGAGGTGGCGCTGTGCAGCAGCCGCCGCGCCGTGCGGCCGGGGCGCCGGGGCCTGGGCCCGGTGCCCTCCTAG
- the SCRIB gene encoding protein scribble homolog isoform X10, protein MLKCIPLWRCNRHVESVDKRHCSLQAVPEEIYRYSRSLEELLLDANQLRELPKPFFRLLNLRKLGLSDNEIQRLPPEVANFMQLVELDVSRNDIPEIPESIKFCKALEIADFSGNPLSRLPEGFTQLRSLAHLALNDVSLQALPGDVGNLANLVTLELRENLLKSLPASLSFLVKLEQLDLGGNDLEVLPDTLGALPNLRELWLDRNQLSALPPELGNLRRLVCLDVSENRLEELPSELGGLGGLTDLLLSQNSLQRLPDGIGQLKQLSILKVDQNRLCEVTEAIGDCENLSELILTENLLTALPHSLGKLTKLTNLNVDRNRLEALPPEIGGCVALSVLSLRDNRLVVLPPELAHTAELHVLDVAGNRLQSLPFALTHLNLKALWLAENQAQPMLRFQTEDDAQTGEKVLTCYLLPQQPPPSLETPGPRSSPSESWGDAPLSRVSVIQFLEAPVGDEDAEEAGAEKRGLQRRATPHPSELKVMKRGVERRSEAACCRPDPVQRPPSPPPSEEGRRLSTESGLSVDSHLSASTASRGERESPPAEMEAPSQQESTPAAQEEVTEEAYEEPTVRFAEDTLLPPREDGERGEGQLEAPWPLPAGRQRLIRKDTPHYKKHFKISKLPQPEAVAALLQGTQPDSEGPAGSGGWHNGPHIPWAPRAEEEEEEDEAEEEEEEEEEEAAAGAEEGKEEAVASAPSVKGVSFDQANNLLIEPARIEEEELALTIVRQTGGLGISIAGGKGSTPYKGDDEGVFISRVSEEGPAARAGVRVGDKLLEVNGVALQDAEHQQAVQALRGAGPTVHMRLWRERMVEPENAVTVTPLRPEDDYSPRERWGGGLRLPLLQPEPAGPLRQRHVACLVRSEKGLGFSIAGGKGSTPYRAGDSGLFISRIAEGGAAHRAGTLQVGDRVLSINGVDMTEARHDHAVSLLTAASPTIALLLEREAGGPLAPSPPPPSPPPPAAATAPVATATPGEPGLLRLAPSLLPAALEGPYPVEEICLPRAGGPLGLSIVGGSDHSSHPFGVREPGVFISKVLPRGLAARSGLRVGDRILAVNGQDVRDATHQEAVGALLRPCLELVLLVRRDPPPPGMRELCLQKAPGEKLGVSIRGGAKGHAGNPCDPTDEGIFISKVSPTGAAGRDGRLRVGLRLLEVNQQSLLGLTHGEAVQLLRSAGDTLTVLVCDGFDTSATAAPEVSPGIIANPFAAGIGRRNSLESISSIDRELSPEGPSKEKELPGQTPQRGPEAVVSVQVTSAPLQLDCCTLASTPSVGSVQRVLSGASGGKMTEAPWSGHQQPPSPPSPDELPANVKQAYRTFAAVPGLHPPLDAHAQPPTPGPTASPEQLSFRERQKYFELEVRVPQAEGPPKRVSLVGADDLRKMQEEEARKLQQRRAQMLREAADAAGRAEGEAPEEEEEEEPEPEPEPEEEPPWVGRGPAAGLGPASPPPQGGGAPVRTAKAERRHQERLRVQSPELPPPERALSPAERRALEAEKRALWRAARMKSLEQDALRAQMVLSKSQEGRSKRGPLERLAEAPSPAPTPSPTPLEDLGPQTGTSPGRLALSGRKFDYRVFAALPSSRPVYDMQSPDFTEELRSLEPSPSPGLPEEDGEVAMVLLGRPSPGAVGPEEVALCSSRRAVRPGRRGLGPVPS, encoded by the exons ATGCTCAAGTGCATCCCGCTGTGGCGCTGCAACCGGCACGTGGAGTCGGTGGACAAGCGGCACTGCTCGCTGCAGGCCGTGCCCGAGGAGATCTACCGCTACAGCCGCAGCCTGGAGGAGCTGCTCCTCGACGCCAACCAGCTGCGTGAGCTGCCCAAG CCCTTCTTTCGTCTGCTGAACCTGCGCAAGCTGGGCTTGAGTGACAACGAGATCCAGCGGTTGCCCCCCGAAGTGGCCAATTTCATGCAGCTGGTGGAGCTGGATGTGTCTCGGAACG ACATCCCAGAGATCCCCGAGAGCATCAAGTTCTGCAAAGCCCTGGAGATTGCAGACTTCAGTGGGAATCCCTTGTCCAG GCTTCCTGAAGGCTTTACTCAGCTGCGCAGCCTGGCTCATCTGGCCCTCAATGACGTGTCTCTGCAGGCGCTGCCTGGGGACGTTGGCAA CCTCGCCAACCTGGTGACCCTGGAGCTCCGGGAGAACCTGCTCAAGTCCCTGCCTGC GTCCCTGTCTTTTCTGGTCAAGCTGGAGCAGCTAGATCTGGGAGGCAACGACCTGGAAGTGCTG CCTGACACCTTGGGGGCCTTGCCCAACCTGCGCGAGCTGTGGCTAGACCGGAACCAGCTGTCGGCCCTGCCCCCG GAGCTCGGAAACCTGAGGCGCCTCGTGTGCCTGGATGTCTCAGAGAACCGGCTGGAGGAGCTGCCCTCGGAGCTCGGGGGGCTCGGGGGGCTCACCGACCTGCTGCTCTCCCAGAACTCGCTGCAGCGGCTCCCTGATGGCATCG GTCAGCTGAAGCAGCTGTCCATCTTGAAGGTGGACCAGAACCGCCTGTGCGAGGTCACGGAGGCCATCGGGGACTGCGAGAACCTGTCAGAGCTGATCCTCACAGAGAACCTGCTGACG GCCTTGCCCCATTCCTTGGGGAAGCTGACCAAGCTGACCAACCTCAACGTGGACCGCAACCGCCTGGAGGCACTGCCGCCTGAGATCGGGGGCTGCGTGGCGCTCAGTGTCCTCTCTTTGAGGGACAACCGCCTGGTGGTGCTGCCGCCCGAGCTCGCGCACACGGCCGAGCTGCACGTTCTGGATGTGGCGGGGAACCG gctgcagagTCTGCCGTTCGCACTCACGCACCTCAACCTGAAGGCCCTGTGGCTGGCGGAGAACCAGGCGCAGCCCATGCTCAGGTTCCAGACGGAGGACGATGCGCAGACCGGCGAGAAGGTGCTCACCTGCTACCTGCTgccccagcagcccccacccaGCCTCG AGACCCCGGGGCCGCGGAGCAGCCCTTCGGAGAGTTGGGGGGACGCCCCGCTCAGCCGCGTCAGCGTCATCCAGTTCCTGGAGGCCCCCGTGGGGGACGAGGACGCGGAGGAAGCCGGTGCTGAGAAACGG GGCCTGCAGCGCCGGGCGACGCCTCACCCCAGCGAGCTCAAGGTGATGAAGAGGGGTGTGGAGCGTCGGAGCGAGGCCGCCTGCTGCAGGCCCGACCCCGTGCAGCGCCCGCCCTCGCCGCCGCCCTCGGAGGAG GGGAGGAGGCTGAGCACCGAGTCTGGCCTGAGTGTGGACTCGCACCTGTCTGCCAGCACAGCCTCCCGGGGTGAACGTGAGAGCCCGCCGGCCGAGATGGAGGCGCCCAGCCAGCAGGAATCCACACCAGCTGCTCAGGAGGAGGTCACAGAGGAGGCCTACGAGGAG CCAACGGTGCGCTTCGCGGAGGACACGCTGCTCCCGCCCCGGGAGGATGGTGAGCGCGGGGAAGGGCAGCTGGAGGCGCCCTGGCCCCTGCCGGCGGGCAGACAGCGGCTCATCCGCAAGGACACGCCACACTACAAGAAGCACTTCAAGATCTCCAAGCTGCCCCAGCCCGAGGCCGTGGCAGCCctgctgcaggggacacagccagACAGCGAGGGCCCAGCAGGGTCTGGGGGCTGGCACAACGGTCCCCACATACCCTGGGCTCCTCGAgccgaggaggaggaagaggaagacgaggccgaggaggaggaggaggaggaggaggaggaggcggcggcgggagctgaggaggggaaggaggaggctgtGGCCTCTGCACCCTCTGTCAAG GGGGTGTCGTTTGACCAGGCCAATAACCTGCTGATAGAGCCCGCTCGCATTGAGGAGGAAGAG CTGGCGCTCACCATCGTGCGGCAGACGGGGGGCCTGGGCATCAGCATCGCAGGTGGCAAGGGCTCCACCCCCTACAAGGGGGACGACGAG GGCGTATTCATCTCCCGGGTGTCTGAGGAGGGCCCCGCGGCTCGGGCCGGGGTCCGAGTGGGCGACAAGCTCCTCGAG GTGAACGGGGTGGCCTTGCAGGATGCAGAGCACCAGCAGGCTGTGCAGGCGCTGCGCGGGGCGGGCCCCACCGTGCACATGCGGCTGTGGCGGGAGCGCATGGTGGAGCCCGAGAACGCGGTCACCGTCACGCCTCTGCGGCCCGAGGACGACTACAGCCCCCGGGAGCGGTGGGGGGGCGGCCTGCGCCTGCCCCTGCTCCAGCCCGAGCCCGCCGGGCCCCTCCGCCAGCGCCACGTGGCCTGCCTTGTGCGCAGCGAGAAGGGCCTGGGCTTCAGCATCGCGGGTGGGAAAGGCTCCACGCCCTACCGGGCTGGCGACTCG GGCCTCTTCATCTCCCGCATCGCAGAGGGGGGTGCCGCCCACCGCGCCGGCACCCTGCAGGTCGGCGACCGCGTCCTCTCC ATCAACGGGGTGGACATGACGGAGGCCAGGCACGACCACGCCGTCTCCCTGCTGACCGCCGCCTCCCCGACCATCGCCCTGCTGCTGGAGCGGGAGGCCGGGGGGCCCCTCGCCCCCAGTCCTCCgccaccctcccccccgccccctgctgcTGCCACCGCCCCCGTGGCCACGGCCACCCCTGGGGAGCCTGGGCTGCTGAGGCTGGCCCCCAGCCTGCTGCCCGCTGCCCTGGAAGGGCCGTACCCAGTGGAG GAGATCTGTCTGCCGAGAGCGGGGGGCCCCTTGGGGCTCAGCATCGTCGGGGGCTCGGACCACTCCAGCCACCCGTTTGGCGTCCGGGAGCCTGGCGTGTTCATCTCTAAG GTGCTCCCGCGGGGCCTGGCTGCACGCAGTGGCCTGCGGGTTGGGGACCGCATCCTGGCCGTGAACGGGCAGGATGTGCGGGACGCCACACACCAGGAAGCGGTCGGTGCCCTGCTCCGGCCCTGCCTGGAGCTGGTCCTGCTGGTGCGGAGGGACCCGCCCCCCCCGGGCATGCGGGAACTCTGCCTCCAGAAGGCCCCTGGGGAGAAGCTGGGCGTCAGCATCCGCGGCGGTGCCAAGGGCCACGCGGGGAACCCCTGCGACCCCACAGACGAGGGCATCTTCATCTCCAAG GTGAGCCCCACGGGGGCAGCCGGGCGAGACGGCCGCCTGCGGGTGGGGCTGCGGCTGCTGGAGGTGAACCAGCAGAGCCTGCTGGGCCTGACGCACGGGGAGGCCGTGCAGCTGCTGCGCAGCGCGGGTGACACCCTGACCGTGCTCGTCTGTGACGGCTTCGACACCAGCGCCACCGCTGCCCCCGAG GTGTCCCCAGGCATCATCGCCAACCCGTTTGCGGCGGGCATTGGCCGCAGGAACAGCCTGGAAAGCATCTCTTCCATCGACCGGGAGCTGAGCCCCGAGGGCCCCAGCAAG GAGAAGGAGCTGCCTGGACAGACCCCACAGCGGGGGCCGGAGGCCGTGGTGAGTGTCCAGGTCACCTCTGCCCC cctgcagctggacTGCTGCACCCTGGCCAGCACGCCCAGTGTTGGCAGCGTGCAGAGG GTACTGTCTGGGGCAAGTGGAGGGAAGATGACCGAGGCACCCTGGTCGGGCCACCAGCAG ccaccctccccgccctccccggaCGAGCTGCCCGCCAACGTGAAGCAGGCCTATAGGACCTTCGCTGCCGTGCCAGGCCTGCACCCGCCCCTGGATGCCCATGCCCAG ccccccacgcCTGGGCCCACGGCCTCCCCGGAGCAGCTGTCCTTCCGCGAGCGGCAGAAGTACTTCGAGCTGGAGGTGCGGGTGCCCCAGGCCGAGGGCCCCCCTAAGCGCGTGTCGCTGGTGGGTGCGGACGACCTGCGGAAGAtgcaggaggaggaag CGCGGAAGCTGCAGCAGAGGAGGGCGCAGATGCTGCGCGAGGCGGCAGATGCCGCGGGGCGCGCGGAAGGCGAGGcccctgaggaggaggaggaggaggagccggagcccgagcccgagcccgagGAGGAGCCGCCCTGGGTCGGCCGGGGCCCAGCCGCAGG GCTTGGCCCCGCGTCCCCCCCGCCGCAGGGAGGCGGCGCCCCGGTGCGGACGGCGAAGGCCGAGCGGCGCCACCAGGAGCGGCTGCGCGTGCAGAGCCCGGAGCTGCCGCCGCCGGAGCGGGCCCTGTCCCCGGCCGAGCGCCGCGCCCTGGAGGCCGAGAAACGCGCGCTGTGGAGGGCGGCCAG GATGAAGTCTTTGGAGCAGGACGCCCTCCGCGCACAGATGGTCCTCAGCAAGTCCCAGGAGGGCCGAAGCAAGCGGGGGCCCCTGGAGCGCCTGGCCGAGGCCCCCtcgcccgcccccaccccgtcaCCCACCCCTTTGGAAG ACCTCGGCCCCCAGACCGGCACCTCCCCGGGACGCTTG GCCTTGTCTGGGAGGAAGTTTGACTACAGGGTGTTTGCAGCCCTCCCCTCTTCCAGACCTGTCTATGACATGCAG TCCCCGGATTTTACTGAGGAGCTGAGGTCCCTGGAACCATCTCCCAGCCCCG GTCTGCCAGAGGAGGATGGAGAGGTGGCCATGGTGCTTCTGGGCAGGCCCTCTCCAGGCGCCGTGGGCCCCGAGGAGGTGGCGCTGTGCAGCAGCCGCCGCGCCGTGCGGCCGGGGCGCCGGGGCCTGGGCCCGGTGCCCTCCTAG